Proteins encoded within one genomic window of Lampris incognitus isolate fLamInc1 chromosome 1, fLamInc1.hap2, whole genome shotgun sequence:
- the selenoe gene encoding selenoprotein e, with protein MWAFWVLTLALSVQGSENGNDAAVEEKPVIARGKLLAPSVVGUSIKKLPELHHFLMERWALYHNLEYDSSEEKNPRLIFYNEKDEVVQTVPVKKMKAEDISSLLDSLGFYKRSQKGEEVPEEFKHFPLHAPRDEL; from the exons ATGTGGGCCTTTTGGGTGCTCACTCTCGCCCTGTCTGTGCAGGGCTCAGAAAACGGCAACGACGCGGCGGTAGAGGAGAAGCCGGTTATCGCCAGGGGTAAACTTCTG GCTCCCAGCGTGGTTGGATGAAGCATAAAGAAGCTGCCCGAGCTCCATCACTTCCTCATGGAGCGATGGGCATTATA CCACAACTTGGAATATGATTCATCGGAGGAAAAGAATCCCCGTCTGATATTTTATAATGAGAAGGATGAGGTCGTTCAG ACGGTTCCTGTGAAGAAGATGAAGGCGGAGGACATCAGTAGCCTGCTGGACTCACTGGGTTTCTACAAGAGGTCCCAGAAAGGGGAGGAGGTTCCCGAGGAGTTCAAGCATTTCCCCCTGCACGCCCCCAGGGACGAGCTCTGA
- the zgc:112294 gene encoding transmembrane protein 17A, with amino-acid sequence MPVFYSPVSQNLRMGLAYVGGSVFTNNRTGDSDHAREQEDRSVVNELVSHLPLQMLLYFNMFFFPCWWFSAVAMLEVKFYYLPGYYQALLVTGMILLTVVEVVRLYLGYVGNLKEKVPELAAFWLLSFMFQLPVLLFFLTDEGTIILPLERVVHSIYLLFLLAQILAAFLALRTMTRKLTVLFHLRQFGEVETLHHTGMSCVYGLPYHRTVLPMPETNNMDH; translated from the exons ATGCCCGTGTTTTACTCGCCCGTCTCCCAGAACCTGCGGATGGGCCTGGCCTACGTAGGAGGCTCTGTGTTCACCAACAACAGGACTGGAGACAGCGACCACGCCAGAGAGCAGGAGGACAGATCAG TGGTGAACGAGCTGGTGTCTCACCTCCCTCTCCAGATGCTCCTCTACTTCAACATGTTCTTCTTCCCCTGCTGGTGGTTCTCCGCTGTGGCCATGCTGGAAGTCAAG TTTTATTATCTGCCCGGATACTACCAGGCTCTCCTTGTAACCGGCATGATCCTCCTCACAGTGGTCGAAGTGGTCCGTCTTTATCTGGGTTACGTCGGCAACCTCAAAGAGAAG GTGCCAGAGCTAGCAGCATTCTGGCTGCTGTCCTTCATGTTCCAGCTGCCGGTGCTCTTGTTCTTCCTGACGGACGAGGGAACCATCATCCTGCCCCTGGAGAGGGTAGTCCACTCCATCTACCTCCTCTTTCTGCTGGCCCAGATCCTCGCCGCCTTCCTGGCCCTCAGGACCATGACTCGGAAGCTCACCGTGCttttccatctgcgccagttcGGTGAGGTGGAGACCCTCCACCACACGGGCATGAGCTGTGTCTACGGGCTGCCATACCACCGCACCGTGTTACCCATGCCAGAGACTAATAACATGGACCATTAA